TATTCCAGACAAGAACTTTACGATATTATAAAATTAAAAGAACTAAAAAGCTTTGATGAAGTATTAAATGTAGTTGGAAAAGGCGATGGGTGTGAAGTTTGTAAGCCCGCAATCAGTTCTATTCTGGCGAGTCTCTGGAATGAAATGATTCTTAAAAAAGGAAATGACACGGCGCAGGATAGTAATGATCGTTTTCTGGCAAATATCCAAAAAGGAGGCACTTATTCTGTAGTCCCACGCATTCCTGGTGGAGAAATAACACCGGAAAAATTAATCATCATAGGTGAAGTTGCAAAAAAATATAACCTGTATACCAAAATTACAGGTGGTCAAAGAATTGATATGTTTGGCGCTCATGTAAATGATTTACCTGCTATCTGGGAGGAGCTTATTCATGCAGGCTTTGAAAGTGGTCATGCCTACGGAAAAGCTTTACGTACAGTCAAGAGCTGTGTAGGATCAACCTGGTGTCGTTTTGGTTTACACGATAGTGTGAGTTTCGCCATCCAAATTGAAGAAAGATACCGCGGACTGCGCTCCCCTCATAAATTAAAGTCTGCCGTTTCAGGATGCGTGCGTGAATGTGCCGAAGCACAATCAAAAGATTTTGGTATTATCGCCACAGAAAAAGGATGGAACCTATATGTATGTGGTAATGGAGGCTCAAAGCCGCAGCATGCATTATTGCTGGCATCTGACATTGATAGCGAAAACTGTATAAAATATATCGACCGGTTTTTAATGTTTTACATCAAAACAGCTGAACCTTTAATGCGTACCGCAACCTGGCTTAATAAAATGGATGGGGGGATAGATTACTTGCGTAATGTAGTGGTAAATGACAGCCTAGGCATCGCAGCGGAATTAGAAGGGTCTATGCAATTGCTAGTAAATAACTATAAATGTGAATGGAAGGAGGTAGTAGAATCTCCAGAGCTACGTAGACATTTCTCCCATTTTGTAAATGCTCCCGAAGAAAAGGATCCGGAAGTAAAATTTGAAAAAATGAGAGACCAAAAAAGAGCCCTGGAATGGAAATAAGCAAAACAAAAGGTAAATGATTCATCATGGTGACCGTTTCATTCCTCTTAAAATAAATAAATCATCTATTCATTCATAAAAACTTCAATCATGCAAAACAAAAACACAGAAGACTTGGAATGGTTCGCTGCCTGTAATGTAGGCGATGTGCCGGATAACGGTGGAGTTTGCGTGAAATATGGCGAGGAGCAGATCGCCTTGTTTCACTTTACAAGAAGGAAAGAGTGGTATGCTACGCAAAACCTTTGTCCGCATAGACAGCAAATGGCTTTGAGCCGCGGAATGCTTGGATCTGAAAATGGTGAGCCTAAAATCGCATGCCCTTTTCATAAAAGAACTTTTTCCCTTAACACAGGAGAATGCTTAAATGCAGAAGAATGCAGCATTAAAACTTATCCTGTAAAATTGGAAGGAGATAAAATCCTCATAGGTATCCAACAAGAGGTATTTGCATAATTGGATCTACAAAAACCCGGCAGGTTGCAGCCACGCCGGGAAAGGTTTCCAACATCAATCATTAACGTAAAAAACCATTCAAATGTATGAAAAATACAATTGCTAAACTTGTATTGCTAACATTTATTTGTAGCGCTACTACGCACAAAGCATTTGCTCAATTGACGATTACCGGTCAGCTTCGTACCCGCACAGAATTGAAAGATGGTCAAGGGACGCTGTTTTCTAATGGTGCTAAACCAGCTTCTTTTACTTCACAACGTACCAGGCTAAATCTCGGCTATAAAATGGATCGTTTGGAATTTGGACTTTCTTTGCAGGATGTACGTGTCTGGGGACAAGATGTTTCCACCATCAACCGTACTACTGCAGAAAATAACAATGGGTTAAAATTGCAGGAAGCTTGGGCAGATA
The Arachidicoccus soli DNA segment above includes these coding regions:
- the nirD gene encoding nitrite reductase small subunit NirD, coding for MQNKNTEDLEWFAACNVGDVPDNGGVCVKYGEEQIALFHFTRRKEWYATQNLCPHRQQMALSRGMLGSENGEPKIACPFHKRTFSLNTGECLNAEECSIKTYPVKLEGDKILIGIQQEVFA